The Alnus glutinosa chromosome 1, dhAlnGlut1.1, whole genome shotgun sequence region TTAATtagaaattacttatcaaaaataaataaattttaggattaatttgagtatttcaagtaaaaaaataGTGCAGTGTGGTATTTTCTGTCCATTTTGATCGTGAGGTACTAACAGATGGTGTATCTTGCAAATTGAAAATGAGGTGTAAGTTCGGGCTTAAATGTATTTTccctatatattttttaaaacaggCAGCCACCTTTAAAATTACTTTGGTAAATTCCATATACCAACCCAATTGGCAAGAACTAAGCTTGGGATcgtaattttcttgtattggGTTATAacaatgattattattattaagttgAATTCCAGTAAGAGACTCTGGAACTTTCTCATCTTTAGTTAGTTTGCAAAACATCTTTCATGCTAGAACCTAATGAAGTGGTATGTGGGTGTGGTTGGTTGTGGAGTTCACATCATCATTCATCATGGACCTAATTCAAGCATGATATGTAATGAGAGGGTACAACCGTACAATGAGtgaatttttgttatttcaCCTTCTGTAGTACGACTTAATTTGGTATGTCCTTGTCATGGGATGACAGTGCTATTGTATCTCGAGTCTCATCTGACCAAGTGACTATTCATGCTGAGGTAGTTAATGGTGTAATATTCCAGTTTTAAACTGACTCTCACCTTGAATTATCAGGTCTCATGGCGGTCACTTTAAAGCAAAGGGAACAATCTACTTGTCCAATATACGCATGGTCTTTGTTGCAAACAAGCCTGTTGGGAACTTAACTGCTTTTGATATGCCTCTGGTATGTACCCGTATATTCCTCTCCTGCGTGCATTTTGTTGCTATGTCTCGTGGTTTTGTAGTTCTGTTTGAAGCTAAAGAAGTTGCTATAAACCTAATGACCTGTTTGAGATTGGCTCTTTACCCTTTTCAATTTTGGTTGTTGGTTTTGCTTCAGAATACATCCTTTTACCCTTTCAGTTATCTCTCTTCAAACTTTCCTCCTATAGCGGCTACAATAGTCATcccttattatatattttgttaccCCTTGGAGTTGGTTCAGAGATGTCTGAATATAACACTCCATGGGCTTAGTTTGCTTTTTCTGAAGCTTTTTTTATGTTGACATTAGTTTGGGATGTGGGATCTAAGGAACAAATTGGGTGCTAACTTAGGATAAATGATGTGGTTTTAACAAGAAGTAGTGTCAACATATGGAGAGGGTTTTATGGGGTTGACAATTCGTGTTAGCGTGTTGAGTTTATATCAGGTCGACTCACGGGCCAACCTGATATGAGTCAACTCGAACACAACCCATTTAGTTAAAAATGGGTCATACCCCTGACATAACGCGACCCACttaacccgtttaataaacAGGCTGTGTTGGTTGACCCGACCCGACCGcacaacccatttaattaacaAGTCGTGTTAGGTTGACCCAAACATGACCCATTTCGACCTGTATATGAATTTAAATGcaatatgtgtgtgtgcgtgtgtgtgtgtgtgtgtgtgtgtgtgtgtgaattttaaaaatgaatttatatgaattttagccttctgttttttttttttttaatttgtttaaaaaaaactaatttaattTATACGGGTTAAGCGAGTTGATCCGAAATTGACCCatttattaaacaatttaaaaaggGTTTTAATGAGTAGTGTCAacatatggagagagagagagagagagagagagagagagagagagagagagagagagggggggggggggggggagaagcATTGCGTCCTGGTTCCCAACTTTACTGATCTGGCTACTTTAATCCCTTACACTAGCCTGGAGGAATGTATAGTTTTAGCGAGGCGCTGTttcaacacaaaataaaaaataaaaaaatgggggagaggTAGAGAAGATTGTCATTTATCTTTCTAAGGTCATATCGCCCACTATCTCAGTTGCTTTTGTAGTAATTGATAATGTAATCGCAAGTAGGATCTTATGAAGTTGAGGAGTTTGTGAGCATTGATAGAGATATTTAGGACCATTGTTTTTGGAAATGGATGGAAGGAGGAAGTTGCATTATTTAAGTCTATACAATTGACAACGGCTGCTCTTTAATGTAACATGGAGCTTGGTTACAGATGAAGCTTCATTCATGACTTTGTTGGGGTCCAACAAATATTTCTGTGTTTTGTTTCAAGCCTTGTGATGAAACATCTTGTGGGGTTGGGTTGTAATCTGATGTGTCGGGCTGTGTTCATCTATGACCATGTATTGATGTCTCACTGATTCATGGATGGTTTATTTTGCAGCTTTATGTCCATGGTGAAAAATTCAATCAACCAATATTTTTCTGCAACAATATTTCTGGTCAAGTGGAGCCTGTAAGAAAACAGTGAGAGGTCTACAATTGTTGGATATGAGTATGACCCTTTCCTATTTCCAAGATCCTGACCATCTCTTTAACTTCTTTCAGGTAGTTCCAGAAAGCCAGCACAGGGCACTTTACTCCACTCATTCATTCAAGATTTTGTTCAAGGAAGGGGGCTGTGGAACCTTTGTTCCACTATTTTTTAACTTGATCTCTTCAGTGAGACAATACAATCAACAATCTAACTCGGGGGAACAACCTCGTTTGGATCCTCTGCAAGCAGCACAAACTCCTGTTGATGAAATGATGAGACATGCGTACGTGAAATCGCTTCTCTTGTATTTTTCTCTAGTCAAGTTGAATACAAAGAAATCATTGATTGAATATCTATTAATCATTTTGCAGATACGTTGATCCTAATGAtccaacaagaatatttttacaGCAGCCCACATCTGAGTCTCAACTGAGGAGACGCACGTACAAGTCCCACTCTGCTGAGGACGCTATGTAATATTAATCCCATGTATTATAGCGTATGATTACATGTTTGAAGAAAACTAGTAAATTACTACTATTTTGAAGAATATTCATTGTTTTGCTGTGTGTTGTTTGCTTTGACCTGGTtttgctggtttttttttttttttgttcaaaccaGGAGCTGAATCCGGCTGCTGTTCTGGTTTTTTTTCTGCTGTACTTGTGGTTGTTAGATGTGTTTCTCTCTAACTGTGTAGTTGTCTAGTTTGATTTCCTTCTGGAAGTTGTAATTGTTGGTTCTAGCATTTTATATGCTAGTGTTTGTACGGATTGATTTTCCTCGATACAAAAGTTACtttcatcaaaatatatattattttgtcagttttttaaaccaaattatgtACCTTTCTGCCAAATGAATCAATTAATTTTGTCGGTGGGAATCACAGGTGGGGGTTTCTTGACAGTCTCAATTTAACTTGTAAGATTATTGGAAGATGGGCAACGGCCTGCGAAATCAGCAATTCTCATTTTTAGTTACGGAAATAACTTCAATTGAGATGGTGTGAAATTCATCTTTTGAATAAGCACTTGAAAACGTCTTGCGTGAGAAAAACAGGACGTATGATAAAATAACAAGATCAAAGATCTTGAATATGATCAAAGAAAAACAGGACGTATGATTAAGTACTTGAATGTGCCATCGGTGGCTAAAATAACAAGATCAAAGATCTTTCAAGTAATGCGTCCCATGATACATGAGGTATTAACCAGGGTATTACGCTAGTGATATACAGAGACCAACAGAGCATACTGAACTGCGTGACCCTTCATGTAACCACCGGCATGGAGCCcattgaaaacgcagaaaatacCTGTTTTCAGCATGCGGCTATAATGTGAAACTTCATACGGCCCTCTTTTAAGTATTTATAGTGCAAATCAACACCTGAGCTAACAAGGGGAATTAATGGGATAGTCGATTTATGTTTCTTCTCAGCCACAACTGGTAAGCAGTCATATGGAAGGAATCAAAGCCCCTTGGTGTTTTATGCCAACAAAAATGTTTCCGAACTTGGCACAGATTACGGAACATATTTAGGTACTTTCGCGTTGTTATTGACAGCAGTTTCTTTTTGGTGAGAGCTATCTCTCCTTGGTTGATGATAACCGCAAACTTGCTCCAGTTCAAAACATTAGCAAATGGAAGCTCATAGTAGTTTGAAATAATAACAGGAATGCATCCATAATGTATAGCATCACTTACCCTAGCAGTGTTCACCTCATAACCTTTAACATGGAGGCAATACTTGCTTCTCCTAAACCCTTCTTCATAAGGGAAAGGTGGACTCCCAGAGAAAACGTCCATATAAGAATCATTTCCCCATAAAGCTATCAGCTCTTGGCGAATACGAGAGTTTTGGATACGTCCAGAAAAGTAAACAAGTTTATGTCTGTATGTCAACAAACCAGCAGAAAATTGTTGGTCACAGCACGCAAAAAATACCTGTAGCAAATTGATCTAGAATTTGCAATGAATCTACAACCTGATATGCTTAAACAGGATTAGAAATTCATACTGCTACTAGAGGAGTTCTAATATCTAtatgattttaataattttggatATAATCCAGTAAAACGTAGATCCGAGTCATCAGTCAGATAATTGAGTTGGTAGTGACCCCTATCCACAATTTGTACACCAACTGTAGGGAATTTAGTGTTGCGATTGACTGCTTGTTCTTGAATGGGTTTCCTGGGTACCCAAATCATTAAAATGGAGAGAAAGGGTTAATAGCCCTTTTAACAGCTAGGCTAGCCGGCATCCGCAAGGACACAAGTCACACAACAGTAAACCTCCCCTCAAATTACTgcacttaaaaagaaaactaaactTTCAAAAATTACTTAACCCCTTTCAACTCGCATTCCTTTATAAGTTACACCCTTTACTAGCAGGTGACATTAAAATATACTAAAAATGCCACACGtgacttttttttaaatgtaaactATCCAAATTATTGCTAAAaactattaaataaaaaataaaaataaaactaaaaggtGGTCAAACCACCTCAAGAGGTTGCGTAAGTAGTTCGGTCACCATCGAACTAGTCAAAGGGGTGGCCAACTGACACAAAGGCTGCCGGAGTGGTTTGGCTACCCTCAAACTCGTCAAAAAAGGTGGTCAAACCACTCCTTCATGACTGAGTTGGCCACCCTttcatattttcctttttcattttcataatttttagggATACTTAGGTagttcaagtaaaaaaaaaaaaaaactcatttctgACATATTTTGTCCATTTTAACACCACATGCTAGCAAATGATGTAACTTGTAACAATATGGTAATTAGAGAGATTTagtatcactttttaaaatttagtggCCTAAGTACCAATCCATCATCTTTTTGACACTTAGACTACCAAACTTAAAAAAGTAACACATGATTTCCTCCGACTACCAAACCGTTAAAAAGTACATCATCCAATAGCATCTAGCattaaaataaagggaaaatttTTACACATGACTCGCACATGAATATTTTTACTTGAGCTATCtaaattaaccctaaaattattaaaaataaataaataaataaaaacaactaaaaaaccctttggggtggtttggctaccccataACTAATTTAAGAGTGGTCAAACCATCCTTAAAGGTTAGAGAATGAGTCAACTACCACTAGATCATTTTTGAGAATAGTCAAACCACCCCTACGGCCATGAAGAGGGTGGTCAAACAATTCCCCGAAGCTAGGTAATTCGGTTCAAAGAGGGCCTAACCACTTTCGGCCGATAAAAGTTGTGTGCACatgaagtttttatttaaactaTCTAAATTGTccttaaaaatattcaaaataaaaacaattgaaaaaaaaaaagtcgtcaGCCACCCcaaggggtggccaaaccactgcTCATGAGTAAGGTGGCTGGCCCacccctttaaaaaaaaaaatcaattatttttatttttttaataattttagggACAATTTagatcgttaaaaaaaaaaataataactggACTACATATTTTTTTGCGTAATCAGAAGTAATGAACAGAAAAGACAGAGTCCCCATTTTGTGATAATCGAAAAATTATCTTTGCACAACATTGTTGTCACATTGTTGACAACaatgttgtgcaccaatcactaCTTGTGATAATCAGAAGAAGCTAAGCATAGTCGTGGCATGGCTGATGGTTTGAGTTGCCCATATAATGTAATGAACAGAAAAGACATAGTCCCAATGAAAGCAAGTAGAATATAGCAGTGAAAGAGTACCTCGCATCCGGGGGAGTAAGAGCTTTCTCATGTGGGCGAGGCCAAACCTGCGGGAAGCCCACGTCTTTGTGGGAAACATAGTATCTCTGGAAGTAGCTGGATGAGCAAGTTACCTGGATGGCATTGTTTTGCAAATCATAAAGCCTAGAGGCGGCCTCTCGACCAACGGAATGACAGTATACGTAGAAGTGGTCAGAACCGGCGGAGGAATTCCAGAATGTGAAATCACGGCGAACCTTGGTGGTGTATTGGGTGACAAATTCGGAGATGGATGCCTCGGAGTGGACACGAGGGTCATTCCGCAGAAGGTTGATGGAAAAGGGCAAGAAAAAGAGATGGGCTTCCTCTGGATGGCGCGTAATGAGGGAACTTCGAAGAAGAGCCACCTTAAACATGTGTTCGCTGAAGTAATTTCCTAGTCCTGCATGGAATGGGTTTGGGTGCGGAAGGAAGATGGGAGAGAATGGAGAAGACTGAGAATGGGACTGGTTCATGAAGGCATCAGAATAAACATAAATCTTAAAACTGCGCTTCATTTCCTGAAAATCTAGAGCAAAGAGTTGCCAGTTATGATAAGGACCC contains the following coding sequences:
- the LOC133863328 gene encoding UPF0664 stress-induced protein C29B12.11c; its protein translation is MALNPQLFPNGMPVPFVNELFVLTRDGVEFEVDKIPGSHGGHFKAKGTIYLSNIRMVFVANKPVGNLTAFDMPLLYVHGEKFNQPIFFCNNISGQVEPVVPESQHRALYSTHSFKILFKEGGCGTFVPLFFNLISSVRQYNQQSNSGEQPRLDPLQAAQTPVDEMMRHAYVDPNDPTRIFLQQPTSESQLRRRTYKSHSAEDAM
- the LOC133858505 gene encoding probable glycosyltransferase At3g07620 isoform X1, whose protein sequence is MLVSPEQVERRHKQPSSCPHALHLRLLLLGALMAALMVAIASFFRGSAHINTLKFDIDSSERSSKFVIEEKPAPPQFPFPSSFSSADAAPPPSITKTIGNKVDIESGPYHNWQLFALDFQEMKRSFKIYVYSDAFMNQSHSQSSPFSPIFLPHPNPFHAGLGNYFSEHMFKVALLRSSLITRHPEEAHLFFLPFSINLLRNDPRVHSEASISEFVTQYTTKVRRDFTFWNSSAGSDHFYVYCHSVGREAASRLYDLQNNAIQVTCSSSYFQRYYVSHKDVGFPQVWPRPHEKALTPPDARHKLVYFSGRIQNSRIRQELIALWGNDSYMDVFSGSPPFPYEEGFRRSKYCLHVKGYEVNTARVSDAIHYGCIPVIISNYYELPFANVLNWSKFAVIINQGEIALTKKKLLSITTRKYLNMFRNLCQVRKHFCWHKTPRGFDSFHMTAYQLWLRRNINRLSH
- the LOC133858505 gene encoding probable glycosyltransferase At3g07620 isoform X2, with the protein product MLVSPEQVERRHKQPSSCPHALHLRLLLLGALMAALMVAIASFFRGSAHINTLKFDIDSSERSSKFVIEEKPAPPQFPFPSSFSSADAAPPPSITKTIGLGNYFSEHMFKVALLRSSLITRHPEEAHLFFLPFSINLLRNDPRVHSEASISEFVTQYTTKVRRDFTFWNSSAGSDHFYVYCHSVGREAASRLYDLQNNAIQVTCSSSYFQRYYVSHKDVGFPQVWPRPHEKALTPPDARHKLVYFSGRIQNSRIRQELIALWGNDSYMDVFSGSPPFPYEEGFRRSKYCLHVKGYEVNTARVSDAIHYGCIPVIISNYYELPFANVLNWSKFAVIINQGEIALTKKKLLSITTRKYLNMFRNLCQVRKHFCWHKTPRGFDSFHMTAYQLWLRRNINRLSH